The Intrasporangium calvum DSM 43043 sequence CAGACAGCCGTCGTCAAGGTGCCGAACGCCTACACCAAGGACTTCCTCGAGACCCGCCTCAGAGCCCAGGTCGTGGCCACCCTGTCCGAGCTGCTCGGGCACCCGGTCCACCTCGCCGTCAGCGTCGACGAGACGCTCGACCAGGACGACTTCGACCTCATCACCGACGAGCCAACCGGGCAGCCGGCCCTCTCCGAGTCACACCGCGTGGCCCATGCCTTCGGGTCAGGTGACCCCCGCCTCGCCCAGATGGCTCCGCTCGCCCCGAGTGGTGACCCACTGAAGGATCTCGAGGCAAGTGCCCCGGACCTCTTGGCGGCCGACTTCGACACCGCATTGCCGGCACCCTTCGCCTTCCCGCTGAGTCCGAACGGGTCCCCAAGCGACAGCCTCCATCTGGATCACCCCCACATCGACCAGATGCCCCGGCACCTCCACCCGGACCAGTTGCGCCCCGACCAGCTCAGGTACGACCAGCTGCGGCCTGACCTCCGTGACGCTGGTCAGGTGCACCCACTCCAGGTGCGGGGTGGCGAGAGCGGACCCCTCCGCCAGCAGCGGCCCGAGCCGGCCCAGGCCAGCGACACCCGGCTCAACCCGAAGTACACCTTCGACACGTTCGTCATCGGGGCCAGCAACCGGTTCGGCCACGCCGCCGCGATCGCCGTGGCCGAGGCTCCGGCCAAGGCGTACAACCCCCTCTTCGTGTACGGCGAGTCCGGGCTCGGCAAGACCCACCTCCTGCACGCCATCGGCCACTACGCGCGGACCATGTTCCCCAACGTCAGGGTGCGCTACGTGAACTCCGAGGAGTTCACCAACGACTTCATCAACAGCATCCGCGACGACAAGGCGAGCGCGTTCCAGAGCCGCTATCGCAGTGTCGACGTCCTGCTCATCGACGACATCCAGTTCCTCCAGGGCAAGCTGCAGACCCAGGAGGAGTTCTTCCACACCTTCAACACGCTGCACAACGCGAACAAGCAGATCGTCATCACCTCCGACCTGCCGCCGAAGGAGCTGTCCGGCTTCGAGGACCGGATGCGGACCAGGTTCGAGTCCGGGCTGCTCACCGACGTCCAGCCTCCCGACCTCGAGACCCGCATCGCCATTCTGCGCAAGAAGGCCATCCAGGAGCGGATGTCGGTCCCGGACGACGTGCTCGAGTACATCGCGAGCAACTTCAGCACCAACATCCGTGAGCTCGAGGGCGCCCTCATCCGGGTGACGGCCTTCAGCAACCTCAACCGCCAGGCCGTGGACCTGCCCCTCGCCGAGGTCGTCCTCAAGGACGTCCTTCCCAACGAGACGCCGAACCAGGTGACGGCGGCCACCATCATGGCCGTCACCTCCGCCTACTACGCGGTGACGATCGAGGACCTGTGCGGGTCCTCCCGGTCCCGCCATCTCGTCACGCCGCGTCAGATCGCGATGTACCTGTGCCGTGAGATGACGGACCTGTCCCTACCGAAGATCGGCCAGCACTTCGGCGGCCGGGACCACACGACCGTGATGCACGCCGACCGCAAGATCCGCGAGCTGATGAGCGAGCGCCGCGCGATCTACAACCAGGTCACCGAGCTGACCAACCGGATCCGCCAGCAGTCCACTTGACCGACGGGGCCGCACCGGCTCGTCAGCCGGCGTCAGCTGTTCCCGTCCCCAACCAGTGGACAACCTCGTCGCGGCTGTCCACAGCCCAGTCCACAGCTGTGTGCACAGCGAGACCACGCCGTGACCTGATGGGCGCCGCGTGCGCGGAGTAAGTGTCCACAGGCTGTGGACGCTCCAGCACCCGGTGATATCCACATCGCCCACAGGCTGACCTGTGGACAACCGCTCAAATCTGCCAGGTCGCCACAGTCTGTCCACAGGGGCCTGTGGATATCTGTGGACAAAGTGGTGCTTGTTGCGGAAAACCACGGGTGTGACTGTGACCAGCCTGTGCACAGTGAATCGGTCGTCCACAGCCGCAATGCCGGAACCGTGCGGGCGCCCACAGGAGTTCCACACCCCGTTCATGCACACCGACGTGCCACGATGCGCGTTGTCCACACGAT is a genomic window containing:
- the dnaA gene encoding chromosomal replication initiator protein DnaA, with the protein product MTGGDVDYGQIWQQTLASLGSSGVTAQERAFVRLCRLVGVLDQTAVVKVPNAYTKDFLETRLRAQVVATLSELLGHPVHLAVSVDETLDQDDFDLITDEPTGQPALSESHRVAHAFGSGDPRLAQMAPLAPSGDPLKDLEASAPDLLAADFDTALPAPFAFPLSPNGSPSDSLHLDHPHIDQMPRHLHPDQLRPDQLRYDQLRPDLRDAGQVHPLQVRGGESGPLRQQRPEPAQASDTRLNPKYTFDTFVIGASNRFGHAAAIAVAEAPAKAYNPLFVYGESGLGKTHLLHAIGHYARTMFPNVRVRYVNSEEFTNDFINSIRDDKASAFQSRYRSVDVLLIDDIQFLQGKLQTQEEFFHTFNTLHNANKQIVITSDLPPKELSGFEDRMRTRFESGLLTDVQPPDLETRIAILRKKAIQERMSVPDDVLEYIASNFSTNIRELEGALIRVTAFSNLNRQAVDLPLAEVVLKDVLPNETPNQVTAATIMAVTSAYYAVTIEDLCGSSRSRHLVTPRQIAMYLCREMTDLSLPKIGQHFGGRDHTTVMHADRKIRELMSERRAIYNQVTELTNRIRQQST